In the genome of Salinirussus salinus, one region contains:
- a CDS encoding pyridoxamine 5'-phosphate oxidase family protein: MEVIENTLEAGVDDVLDRPLFAFLAQTSPDGPRVSPLWFLWEDGAVWHIAQTSARSYPGRVRRDSRTALAVVDFDPAAGRVEHVGIRGEASLEPYDPDRAGRLLAKYLGPDRRQWPDRFSGLDAEGYRLIRVEPVTVVARDQSYPVPADG; this comes from the coding sequence ATGGAGGTCATCGAGAACACCCTTGAGGCCGGCGTCGACGACGTTCTGGACCGGCCGCTGTTTGCCTTCCTCGCCCAGACTTCGCCCGACGGGCCGCGGGTGTCGCCGCTGTGGTTCCTCTGGGAGGACGGGGCGGTCTGGCACATCGCCCAGACGAGCGCTCGCTCCTACCCCGGACGGGTGCGCCGGGATTCCCGGACCGCGCTGGCGGTCGTGGATTTCGACCCCGCGGCCGGCCGCGTCGAGCACGTCGGGATCCGGGGGGAGGCGAGCCTCGAGCCCTACGACCCCGACCGGGCCGGGCGGCTCCTGGCGAAGTACCTCGGTCCCGACAGGCGGCAGTGGCCCGACCGCTTCTCGGGGCTGGACGCCGAGGGCTACCGGCTCATTCGGGTCGAGCCCGTGACCGTCGTCGCCCGCGACCAGTCGTACCCGGTCCCCGCGGACGGGTGA